A DNA window from Streptomyces parvus contains the following coding sequences:
- a CDS encoding DUF3039 domain-containing protein produces the protein MSTLEPDRGAGTGTLVEPTPQVSRGDGDHERYAHYVQKDKIMASALEGTPVVALCGKVWVPGRDPKKYPVCPMCKEIYESMGAGGDKDKGKGGGKDKK, from the coding sequence ATGAGCACTCTTGAGCCCGATCGCGGGGCAGGTACGGGGACCCTCGTCGAGCCGACGCCGCAGGTGTCGAGGGGCGACGGCGACCACGAGCGCTACGCCCATTACGTCCAGAAGGACAAGATCATGGCGAGCGCCCTGGAGGGCACTCCCGTGGTCGCGCTGTGCGGAAAGGTCTGGGTACCGGGGCGCGACCCCAAGAAGTACCCGGTCTGTCCCATGTGCAAGGAGATCTACGAGTCCATGGGCGCCGGCGGCGACAAGGACAAGGGCAAGGGCGGCGGCAAGGACAAGAAGTAG